Genomic DNA from Pseudorasbora parva isolate DD20220531a chromosome 17, ASM2467924v1, whole genome shotgun sequence:
aataatagtaaatacttcttgttttaagaatttttaaatgtttggactagaaacaagtaaaaaatactgagtaagaaaagcattttttgcagtgtagttcACGAACGTTCAGATGTTTTCCAACTGAGAGAGTGTTAAAATCAAGGACATTTAACGGCGatgttaaagttttttttctgcaCCATTGTAGCTGGATTGCTATTGTAAACTGCTATTGTGaaccaaaaaacataatttatgttacttgaaataaaattaacatCTGATTAATTTGCTCATTGTACTAAAATATCTGCAACTTGATAAACATGGTATTGacatttaatacttaaagaattagttcacttcaaaaaattaacatttcctgataatttcctcaccctcaatcTCATACAAGATGTgcgtctttctttcttcagtggaaaagaactgaagttttttgaggaaatcGTTCCAGAATGTCGGAAAGTACAGACAATTGACCAAATTGCTCATGGAGCCACATTGAGATCTCCATATTTCTGGTATTGAGCCATATAGGGACTTTAAAATGAAGatgccaaaataaatgtttgtttagAACCAGAATCTTAAAGGAtattaagatatctttaatactTCTTGCATTACAGGCATGCAAAAAACACCAGAAGTGCTTTTTCCCCATGTTTGAACGCTCCCCGTTGGGAAACAGATTTCACTAATAGATCTATCAATCTCTGtgtaaaaataagataaatatgCTGCCATCTTTCTAAAGTAATTTTTACACGCCTGTAATTTGGCTCCAGGTGAAAATCTTAATTTTGACCCTTCTCTACCAAACTGTGATTATGCAGTCAATCGGTGATGTTTTGCCTTTagaggactttatacagtcgagaaagacgacgcatatcCCTGctttaggtcttaaaggggcagtagcctttactaccgtctgtttaatgtcaaacaaaagataaagacatcactcactgctcttgattgaatagcttgtgtaagtttaaaaaggattcatctttaatttaaacagttaaatatgacgttatttaatatttgattactttattaaatttctgtacctttctggaGGCCGGTAGGCCTGTGCGTTAtgatttaatgtacacatgagtgaggtcaggttaaacattttagttttgaattttattttatactgtgcattgttgcactgtgctaaataaataaataatttgtaattgatttgttaatttaaacgttaatattaatttatgcagtTGCAATCCCTTGATTTtaagtaaagttacacagtcatatGGTACTAATAATTGGCATCATTTCTTTCGGTGTTTCAGTTTTCGGccttggtttcctctttttcggTTTCGACCAAGAATTTGGATATCAGTGCATCCCTAGAAGTTTCCAATATTTTCAAAATTTGGTTGATTTGACATCCCGTTACTCTGATTGTGTTACTTTGAAGGTGCCTGGCTCTTATGTTTCCCTGTTGATTCTCTTCCGTAGGACTGGGCTGTTTTGCCTTCCAGACGTTGTTGGAAAATCAGAAGAGAGCCTCATATTGAGACCAGACTGTGAAGTCTCGAGTGAAGAGGCTCCTTCTAAACCCGCAAGTCAGCCTTCACCGCGACCAAAAGATGAGAACACTGAGCCAGCGGAGGAACCTCCAGCCCCCGTGCCAATCCCACTACAGCCGGGCCAGCCGACCTATCCTCCATACTTTGAAGGTGCTCCTTTTCCGCAACCCGTTTGGGTCCGGCATACGTACAACCAGTGGGTTCCTCAGCCGCCTCCGCGTCCAATCAAGAGGAAGAAAAGGCGAAGTCGAGAGCCAGGGCGGATGACCATGAGCACAATCCGACTTAGACCTCGGCAGGTGTTGTGCGAGAAATGCAAGAACACACTAAACAGCGACGAGGACAGCAAAGATGGACCAACATTGCCCAAGACGTCCAGGAAAGAGAATGCACCTCAAGAAGACGAGGACACTAAAACAACTCCAACCAAAAGGAAGGACGACAGCAACAATAAAGACTCCAAGAGGAGAGAGGACTCAATGGTCTACGATGGGAAACGCTTTCGAAAGGACAAGAAAGACGACGAGAAGTTTCCCGGAGGAGCCATCATTCCCCACAGTCCTGTGATTAAGATCTCCTATAGCACTCCACAAGGGAAAGGCGAAGTAATTAAGATCCCTTCGAGAGTCCATGGCTCTGTTAAACCATTCTGTCCAAAGCAGTTGTTACAAAACGGCCATGGACAAAGAGACTCCTCTAAGGATTCGCAAAAAGTCGTGCAACCACAAATGGACACCATTCGAACCGGTCTTACCATTTCCATTCCCAAACTCAAGCTCCCAAAGTTGGCTAATCCGGAGGCCACGTCGCCCAAGATACGCTTAAGATCCCGAGAGCAAGTGTATGAGGCAGAATTAGTCGATGGTACCCGGAGAAGAAGTCCAAGAGTTCCCAACTCTCAATCCGAGGATGGTGCGGAGAAGAACTCGCTTGAAATTTGGTCAGGCGAGGAAGTCGAAAGGCACGGTGACTTGACTTTACTCATTAACTTCCGAAAGAGGAAAGCGGATTCTTCAAGCCTCTCCGTGTGTAGTAGCGACTCCCTAGATGAGTCCAAGTCGTTCAGCTCGGATGGCACATCTCCAGAATTGTGCGATCTCGCTCCAGGCGACGATATCTCGGTGTCGTCTTCCTCTCAAGGGGAAAGCAAGACCGTTCCGCCTCTTACCGTACGTCTCCACACTCGAAGCATGACTAAATGCGTGACTGAGGAAGGTCATGCCGTAACAGTAGGCGATGTTGTGTGGGGGAAAATTCACGGCTTTCCTTGGTGGCCCGCTCGGATACTCAGTATTAGCGGTACTCGTAGGGAAGAAGGGGAGGTTGATGCTCCTTGGCCCGAAGCGAAAGTTTCCTGGTTCGGTTCCCCAACCACATCCCAACTCTCGGTTGCCAAACTGTCGCCGTTCCGCGAATTCTTCAGGTCACGCTTCAACCGCAAAAAGAAAGGGATGTACCGCCGTGCCATCATGGAGGCCGCTAAAGCGGTGGGACACATGAGCGCCGAAATCACATCTCTACTGGCTCACTGCGAAACTTAGGTGAGGCTTTCTTTGCTTGTCTCTACACTAGCCGGGTTTACATccatttttttgtggaaaaatgTTAACTAATATCGCAGATTGAAATGCCAATTATGGAGATTTTTTTGCAAATGTGAACACAATCTTTTTCGTTTAACTTTTAGTGTATATTGATGGTGTtattgatgatttggtgttattgatgatttggtgttgttgatggatttggtgtcgttgatgatttggtgtcgttgatgatttggtgtcgttgatgatttggtgtcgttgatgattgGGTGTCGTTGATGGATTGAGTGTCGTTGATGGATTGAgtgtcgttgatgatttggtgtcgttgatgattgGGTGTCGTTGATGGATTGAgtgtcgttgatgatttggtgtcgttgatgatttggtgccgttgatggattgggtgtcgttgatgattGGGTGTCGTTGATGGATTGAgtgtcgttgatgatttggtgtcgttgatgatttggtgtcgttgatgattgggtgtcgttgatgattGGGTGTCGTTGATGGATTGAgtgtcgttgatgatttggtgtcgttgatgatttggtgtcgttgatgatttggtgtcgttgatgatttggtgtcgttgatgatttggtgtcgttgatgatttggtgtcgttggtgatttggtgtcgttgatggATTGAGTGTCGTTGATggatttggtgtcgttgatgatttggtgttattgatgatttggtgttgttgatgatttggtgttattgatgatttggtgtcgttgatgatttggtgtcgttgatgatttggtgtcgttgatgatttggtgtcgttgatgatttggtgtcgttgatggATTGAgtgtcgttgatgatttggtgttattgatgatttggtgttgttgatgatttggtgttattgatggtttggtgtcgttgatgatttggtgttattgatggattgggtgtcgttgatgatttggtgtcatTGATGgtttggtgtcgttgatgatttggtgttgttgatggattgggtgtcgttgatgatttggtgttattgatgatttggtgttattGATGGATTGGGTGTCGTTGATGGATTTGGTGTTATTGATGGATtgggtgtcgttgatgatttggtgttattgatggattgggtgtcgttgatgatttggtgttgttgatggattgggtgtcgttgatgatttggtgttgttgatggattgggtgtcgttgatgatttggtgttattgatgtatttggtgtcgttgatgatttggtgttattgatggtttggtgtcgttgatgatttggtgttgttgatggattgggtgtcgttgatgatttggtgttattgatggattgggtgtcgttgatgatttggtgttattgatggattgggtgtcgttgatgatttggtgttattgatggattgggtgtcgttgatgatttggtgttattgatggattgggtgtcgttgatgatttggtgttattgatggattgggtgtcgttgatgatttggtgttattgatggattgggtgtcgttgatgatttggtgttgttgatggattgggtgtcgttgatgatttggtgttgttGATGGATTGGGTGTctttgatgatttggtgttattgatgtatttggtgtcgttgatgatttggtgttattgatggtttggtgtcgttgatgatttggtgttgttgatggattgggtgtcgttgatgatttggtgttattgatggattgggtgtcgttgatgatttggtgttattgatggattgggtgtcgttgatgatttggtgttattgatggattgggtgtcgttgatgatttggtgttattgatggattgggtgtcgttgatgatttggtgttattgatgtatttggtgtcgttgatgatttggtgttgttgatggatttggtgtcgttgatgatttggtgttattgatgatttggtgttattgatggatttggtgtcgttgatgatttggtgttgttgatggatttggtgtcgttgatgatttggtgttattgatggattgggtgtcgttgatgatttggtgttgttgatggattgggtgttgttgatgatttggtgttattgatggattgggtgtcgttgatgattGGGTGTCGTTGATGGATTTGGtgttgttgatgatttggtgttattgatgatttggtgttattgatggattgggtgttattgatgatttggtgttgttgatgatttggtgttattgatggtttggtgtcgttgatgatttggtgttattgatggattgggtgtcgttgatgatttggtgttgttgatggattgggtgtcgttgatgatttggtgttgttgatggattgggtgtcgttgatgatttggtgttgttgatggattgggtgtcgttgatgatttggtgttattgatggattgggtgtcgttgatgatttggtgttgttgatggattgggtgttgttgatgatttggtgttattgatgtatttggtgtcgttgatgatttggtgttgttGATGGATTTGGTGacgttgatgatttggtgttattgatggattgggtgtcgttgatgatttggtgttgttgatggattgggtgttgttgatgatttggtgttattgatggatttggtgttgttgatgatttgatgttattgatggattgggtgttgttgatgatttggtgttattgatggattgggtgtcgttgatgatttggtgttgttGATGGATTGGGTGTCGTTGATGGATTTGGTGTTATTGGTAGATTTGTTATCTGCTATAGGAGATTTGAtgttgttgatgatttggttttattgatggattgggtgtcgttgatgatttggtgttattGATGGATTGGGTGTCGTTGATGATGGTTCGGtgttgttgatgatttggtgttattgatggattgggtgttgttgatgatggtttggtgttgttgatgatttggtgttattgatggattgggtgtcgttgatgatttggtgttgttgatggattgggtgtcgttgatgatttggtgttattgatggattgggtgtcgttgatgatttggtgttattgatggattgggtgtcgttgatgatttggtgttgttgatggattgggtgtcgttgatgatttgatgttattgatggattgggtgtcgttgatgatttggtgttgttGATGGATTGGGTGTCGTTGATAATTTGGTGTTGTTGATGGATtgggtgtcgttgatgatttggtgttattgatggattgggtgtcgttgatgatttggtgttattgatgtatttggtgtcgttgatgatttggtgttgttgatggatttggtgtcgttgatgatttggtgttattgatggattgggtgtcgttgatgatttggtgttgttgatggattgggtgttgttgatgatttggtgttattGATGGATTTGGTGTTGTTGATGATTTGATGTTATTGATGGATTTGGtgttgttgatgatttggtgttattgatggattgggtgtcgttgatgatttggtgttgttGATGGATTGGGTGTCGTTGATGGATTTGGTGTTATTGGTAGATTTGTTATCTGCTATAGGAGATTTGAtgttgttgatgatttggttttattgatggattgggtgtcgttgatgatttggtgttattgatggattgggtgtcgttgatgatggtttggtgttgttgatgatttggtgttattgatggattgggtgtcgttgatgatggtttggtgttgttgatgatttggtgttattgatggattgggtgttgttgatgatggtttggtgttgttgatgatttggtgttattgatggattgggtgtcgttgatgatggtttggtgttgttgatgatttggtgttattgatggattgggtgtcgttgatgatggtttggtgttgttgatgatttggtgttattgatggattgggtgttgttgatgatggtttggtgttgttgatgatttggtgttattgatggattgggtgtcgttgatgatggtttggtgttgttgatgatttggtgttattgatggattgggtgtcgttgatgatggtttggtgttgttgatgatttggtgttattgatggattgggtgttgttgatgatggtttggtgttgttgatgatttggtgttattgatggattgggtgtcgttgatgatggtttggtgtcgttgatgatttggtgttattgatggattgggtgtcgttgatgatggtttggtgttgttgatgatttggtgttattgatggattgggtgttgttgatgatggtttggtgttgttgatgatttggtgttattgatggattgggtgtcgttgatgatggtttggtgttgttgatgatttggtgttattGATGGATTTGGTGTTGTTGGTAGATTTGTTATCTGCAATAGGATATTTGGTGTTGGATTTGGTGTTATTGATGGATtgggtgtcgttgatgatttggtgttattgatggattgggtgttgttgatgatttggtgttattgatggattgggtgttgttgatgatttggtgttattgatggattgggtgtcgttgatgatttgATGTTATTGATGGATTTGGTGTTATTGATGGATtgggtgtcgttgatgatttgATGTTATTGATggatttggtgtcgttgatgatttggtgttattgatggattgggtgttgttgatgatttggtgttattgatggatttggtgttgttgatgatttggtgttattgatggattgggtgttgttgatgatttggtgttattgatggattgggtgttgttgatgatttggtgttattgatggatttggtgtcgttgatgatttggtgttattgatggattgggtgttgttgatgatttggtgttattgatggatttggtgttgttgatgatttggtgttattgatggatttggtgttgttgatgatttggtgttattgatggattgggtgttgttgatgatttggtgttattgatggatttggtgttgttgatgatttggtgttattgatggattgggtgtcgttgatgatttggtgttattgatggattgggtgttgttgatgatttggtgttattgatggattgggtgtcgttgatgatttgatgttattgatggattgggtgttgttgatgatttggtgttattgatggatttggtgttgttgatgatttggtgttattgatggatttggtgttgttgatgatttggtgttgttgatgatttggtgttattgatggatttggtgttgttgatgatttggtgttattgatggatttggtgttgttgatgatttggtgttattgatggattgggtgtcgttgatgatttggtgttattgatggattgggtgtcgttgatgatttggtgctattgatggattgggtgtcgttgatgatttggtgttattgatggattgggtgtcgttgatgatttggtgttattgatgatttggtgtcgttgatgatttggtgttattgatggattgggtgtcgttgatgatttgATGTTATTGATGGATTTGGtgttgttgatgatttggtgttattgatggattgggtgtcgttgatgatttggtgttgttgatgatttggtgttattgatggatttggtgtcgttgaggatttggtgttgttgatgatttggtgttgttgatggattgggtgttgttgatgatttggtgttgtttatgatttggtgtcgttgatgatttggtgttattgatggattgggtgtcgttgatgatttggtgttattgatggattgggtgtcgttgatgatttggtgttgttgatggattgggtgttgttgatgatttggtgttattgatggattgggtgtcgttgatgattgggtgtcgttgatgatttggtgttgttGATGGATTGGGTGTTGTTGATGGTTTGGTGTTATTGATGGATtgggtgtcgttgatgatttggtgttattgatggatttggtgttgttgatgatttggtgttattgatggatttggtgtcgttgatgatttggtgttattgatgatttggtgttattgatggattgggtgtcgttgatgatttggtgttattgatggattgggtgtcgttgatgatttggtgttattGATGGATTTGGTGTTATTGATGGATTGGGTGTCGTTGAGGATTTGGTGTTATTGATGGATTTGGTGTTATTGATGGATTGGGTGTCGTTGAGGATTTGGGGTtattgatgatttggtgttattGATGGATTGGGTGTCGTTGAGGATTTGGTGTtattgatgatttggtgttattgatggattgggtgttgttgatgatttggtgttattgatggattgggtgtcgttgatgatttggtgttattGATGGATTTGGTGTTATTGATGGATTTGGTGTTATTGATGGATTGGGTGTCGTTGAGGATTTGGTGTtattgatgatttggtgttgttgatgatttggtgttattGATGGATTGGGTGTCGTTGAGGATTTGGTGTtattgatgatttggtgttattgatggattgggtgtcgttgatgatttggtgttgttgatgatttggtgttattGATGGATTGGGTGTCGTTGAGGATTTGGTGTTATTGATGGATtgggtgtcgttgatgatttggtgttattgatggattgggtgtcgttgatgatttggtgttattgatggattgggtgttgttgatgatttggtgttattgatggattgggtgttgttgatgatttggtgttattTATGGATTGGGtgttgttgatgatttggtgttattGATGGATTGGGTGTTGTTGATGATTTGATGTTGTTGATGGATTGGGtgttgttgatgatttggtgtcgttgatgatttgatgttattgatggattgggtgttgttgatgatttggtgttgttgatggatttggtgttgttgatgatttggtgttgttgatggattgggtgttgttgatgatttggtgttattgatggatttggtgttgttgatgatttggtgttgttgatgatttggtgttattgatgatttggtgttattgatggatttggtgttgttgatgatttggtgttgttgatggtttgggtgtcgttgatgatttggtgttattGATGGATTTGGTGTTGTTGATGGATTGGGTGTTGTTGATGATTTGATGTTATTGATGGATTGGGTGTTGTTGATGATTTGATGTTATTGATGGATTTGGTGTTGTTGATGGATTGGGtgttgttgatgatttggtgttattgatggatttggtgtcgttgatgatttggtgttattgatggatttggtgtcgttgatgatttggtgttattgatggtttggtgttgatgatttggtgttgttGATGGATTTGGTGTTATTGGTAGATTTGTTATCTGCTAAAGGAGATTTGAtgttgttgatgatttggtTTTATTGATGGATTGGGTGTCGTTGATGATGGTTTGGTGTTGTTGATGATTTGATGTTATTGATGGATTGGGTGTCGTTGATGATGGTTTGGTGTTGTTGATGATTTGATGTTATTGATGGATTGGGTGTCGTTGATGATGGTTTGGTGTTGTTGATGATTTGATGTTATTGATGGATTGGGTGTCGTTGATGATGGTTTGGTGTTGTTGATGATTTGATGTTATTGATGGATTTGGTGTTGTTGGTAGATTTGTTATCTGCTATAGGAGATTTGGTGTTGGATTTGGTGTTATTGATGGATtgggtgtcgttgatgatttgATGTTATTGATggatttggtgtcgttgatgatttggtgttattgatggtttggtgttgatgatttggtgttattgatggtttggtgtcgttgatgatttggtgttattgatggattgggtgtcgttgatgatttgATGTTATTGATggatttggtgtcgttgatgatttggtgttattgatggtttggtgttgatgatttggtgttattgatggattgggtgtcgttgatgatttggtgttgttgttgatgatttggtgttgttGATGGTTTGGTGTCGTCGCTGATTTGGTGTTGTTGATGgttttgatgatttggtgtcgtcgctgatttggtgttgttgatggttttgatgatttggtgttgttgatggatttgatgatttggtgtcgttgatgatttggtgttgttgatggttttgatgatttggtgttgttgatggttttgatgatttggtgtcgttgatgatgattttttgtcgttgatgatgatttggtgttgttgatgatgatttggtgtcgttgttgatgatttggtgttgttGATGGTTTTGATGATTTGCtgtcgttgatgatttggtgttgttgatggttttgatgatttggtgttgttgatgatttggtgttgttgatggttttgatgatttggtgttgtggttggttttgatgatttggtgttgttgatggttttgatgatttggtgtcgttgatgatttggtgttgatgatttggtgtcgttgatgatttggtgtcgttgatgatttggtgtcgttgatgatttggtgtcgttgatgatttggtgtcgttgatgatttggtgtcgttgatgatgatttggtgttgttgatggatttgatgatttggtgtctgATGATTTGGTG
This window encodes:
- the pwwp2b gene encoding PWWP domain-containing protein 2B, with translation MEALAEELRAGSRIPVTVDQIINDTLVVTLTYRERSYTGILLDCSRKTGLFCLPDVVGKSEESLILRPDCEVSSEEAPSKPASQPSPRPKDENTEPAEEPPAPVPIPLQPGQPTYPPYFEGAPFPQPVWVRHTYNQWVPQPPPRPIKRKKRRSREPGRMTMSTIRLRPRQVLCEKCKNTLNSDEDSKDGPTLPKTSRKENAPQEDEDTKTTPTKRKDDSNNKDSKRREDSMVYDGKRFRKDKKDDEKFPGGAIIPHSPVIKISYSTPQGKGEVIKIPSRVHGSVKPFCPKQLLQNGHGQRDSSKDSQKVVQPQMDTIRTGLTISIPKLKLPKLANPEATSPKIRLRSREQVYEAELVDGTRRRSPRVPNSQSEDGAEKNSLEIWSGEEVERHGDLTLLINFRKRKADSSSLSVCSSDSLDESKSFSSDGTSPELCDLAPGDDISVSSSSQGESKTVPPLTVRLHTRSMTKCVTEEGHAVTVGDVVWGKIHGFPWWPARILSISGTRREEGEVDAPWPEAKVSWFGSPTTSQLSVAKLSPFREFFRSRFNRKKKGMYRRAIMEAAKAVGHMSAEITSLLAHCET